The region TTGTAAAACAATATAAGTTATTATATTATTTACACATGAGTCCAACTGTATTCAAAGAAGGAAAATATAGATTTCATTTTTTCTCTAAAGAGGAAGATAGAGTCCATATCCATGTTGTTTCTTCTGATGGAGAAGCAAAATTTTGGATAGAACCAACAATTTCATTAGCAAATTATTTTGGTTTTTCTAAAAAACAACTAAATTTTTTACAAAAGATTGTCGAAAGGCGTAAGAATGAAATTATTAAAGAATGGAAA is a window of Candidatus Kaelpia imicola DNA encoding:
- a CDS encoding DUF4160 domain-containing protein — encoded protein: MSPTVFKEGKYRFHFFSKEEDRVHIHVVSSDGEAKFWIEPTISLANYFGFSKKQLNFLQKIVERRKNEIIKEWK